The Cloeon dipterum chromosome 3, ieCloDipt1.1, whole genome shotgun sequence genome includes a region encoding these proteins:
- the LOC135938325 gene encoding cuticle protein 7-like: MFLLQSTLVAILAMGVSGQQYHRTQTNQRSQQFDSNNHGVPHGVSRQYAHFAGPVSGAEHQIVVPKHYPGAAAGTSFDFVAKPDYKFGYGVEDSKTGNKQTHQESRDGDVVRGEYTVLEPDGSMRIVQYTADPRNGFQAVVKRAGQPTEVYGAAATATAPKPQHANNYDSYDEYD, from the exons ATGTTCTTACTACAG AGCACTCTGGTGGCCATCCTGGCGATGGGCGTGAGTGGACAGCAGTACCATAGGACGCAGACAAACCAGCGGTCGCAACAATTCGACAGCAACAACCACGGCGTGCCGCACGGAGTGTCCAGGCAGTACGCGCATTTCGCAGGACCAGTCTCGGGCGCCGAACACCAAATCGTCGTTCCAAAGCACTACCCTGGCGCGGCCGCAGGAACTTCATTTGATTTTGTG GCGAAGCCCGACTACAAATTCGGCTACGGAGTGGAGGACTCGAAGACGGGCAACAAACAAACGCACCAGGAGTCGCGAGACGGCGACGTGGTGCGCGGCGAGTACACGGTGCTCGAGCCGGACGGCTCGATGCGCATCGTGCAGTACACGGCCGACCCGCGCAACGGCTTCCAGGCAGTGGTGAAGCGGGCCGGCCAGCCGACCGAGGTGTAcggtgccgccgccaccgccaccgcacCAAAGCCGCAACACGCGAACAATTACGACTCCTATGATGAATATgactaa
- the LOC135938320 gene encoding cuticle protein 21-like isoform X2 gives MVAQIALAVLALAAAVCAAPGVPLVAAAPAYVKAVELHARPHYSFNYGVNDPHTGDHKSQSETRDGDFVKGQYSLLEADGTTRTVDYTADPINGFNAHVTRSGHAVHATPVKAYAYAAPAVVKTVAPVVHAAPVAYAAPAVVKTVAPVVHAAPVVAYKAPVYAHAAPLAYAAPIAYKAGHLAYAGAYAAPLAYKAPLAYHY, from the exons atgGTCGCCCAG atcgCCCTCGCCGTTCTCGCCCTGGCCGCCGCCGTGTGCGCCGCGCCCGGTGTGCCCCTCGtggccgccgcccccgcctacgtGAAGGCCGTCGAGCTGCACGCTCGCCCTCACTACTCCTTCAACTACGGAGTGAACGACCCCCACACCGGCGACCACAAGAGCCAGTCTGAGACCCGCGACGGCGACTTCGTCAAGGGCCAGTACTCTCTGCTCGAGGCCGACGGCACCACCCGCACCGTCGACTACACCGCTGACCCCATCAACGGCTTCAACGCCCACGTCACCAGGTCCGGACACGCCGTGCACGCCACCCCCGTTAAGGCCTACGCCTACGCCGCTCCCGCCGTCGTCAAGACCGTGGCTCCCGTCGTCCACGCCGCCCCCGTGgcctacgccgcccccgccgtcGTCAAGACCGTCGCCCCTGTTGTCCACGCCGCCCCCGTCGTCGCCTACAAGGCCCCCGTCTACGCTCACGCCGCCCCCTTGGCCTACGCCGCTCCCATCGCCTACAAGGCTGGTCATCTCGCCTACGCCGGTGCCTACGCCGCTCCTCTGGCCTACAAGGCTCCTCTCGCCTACCACTACTAA